In Leptidea sinapis chromosome 8, ilLepSina1.1, whole genome shotgun sequence, a single window of DNA contains:
- the LOC126965783 gene encoding protein toll-like gives MACKLIQVLTIALAIHVIDATRLMCPSHPNCVCGGTFALELNCNIDGQVVKINLLPNTYISIRCENVSSLDYSKLPKCANEMNNFKSVSFKDCPVPKTSFKDVLEQLGVSKTMSLIFQNAKNLPGYFDRRHFAGLQDLTKLLLSVSGITHLPDNLFMDVHNLTWLNIRCNSINISEQLFKPLEKLETLEISHNQMTNVSANLFSHLAFLRKLSLWQSNVTWFSKDFFTGVNVLEELDLSSNGLNELPTLIFKPLIKLRKLTLFSNKFSTLPQNLFSTNNNLETVIILNNDVKMRELPRRLFGNLLNLKQIYIQRCGLEIVPYDVFGNSSQLTNISVAYNDIQSLQESTFNDQINLLELDLSHNKLKNLEPKLFSSLVRLEKLNLAHNTIEEISGLTFSSLLSLIDLNMEHNNLKTISSYLFINNKQRMSISFAYNDLDFVNKELSNNSWIVKRISPFAMTYNLKLLNLSHNQFDVIQDDWWINGHDYLDISHNSIQYLTNQAIDADLRLGNKLIKHIWISQNPLKCNCRNFKFLDIIKERTNVKVMDENSIHCSVWTREACNIRFVIFVCFISISASLSTITMICYFKYKRHIHSVLKNQLFNISHSCEKKDKERSVILKYSEKDEEFVFKEILPGLNVHKSLKVHMKPISANTSTYNFIKRLKNSSNERDTTLVIFSSNYLMSAYSHVDIKKIRGEMLNAKKTVFVFTDMGAENSIYAFLKEQRDRRTTILWNNPNFWNILLPVLSKEKCKLSFRVSDIQRARIDPSNVSKLNYQTQNLAASINTSDTFAHCQV, from the exons ATGGCCTGTAAACTTATACAAGTGCTAACTATAGCACTAGCAATACATGTAATTGATGCAACAAGACTGATGTGCCCAAGTCATCCTAACTGCGTTTGCGGTGGCACGTTCGCTCTGGAACTCAATTGCAACATCGATG GACAAGTTGTTAAGATAAACCTATTACCGAATACCTACATAAGTATAAGATGTGAAAATGTTTCAAGCTTAGATTATAGTAAACTACCAAAATGTGCCAATGAAATGAATAACTTCAAATCAGTCAGTTTTAAAGACTGCCCCGTACCCAAAACTTCTTTCAAAGATGTTTTGGAACAGCTTGGCGTATCAAAGACGATGTCACTTATATTTCAAAATGCAAAGAATCTTCCGGGGTATTTCGATAGAAGACATTTTGCTGGACTGCAAGATTTAACAAAACTATTACTGTCTGTAAGTGGTATTACCCATCTCCCGGACAATCTCTTTATGGATGTTCATAATTTGACCTGGCTCAATATAAGATGTAATAGCATCAATATTTCTGAGCAGCTCTTTAAGCCGCTAGAAAAGTTAGAAACTTTGGAAATAAGTCATAATCAAATGACAAATGTGTCTGCGAATTTATTCTCGCACTTAGCGTTCTTAAGAAAACTGTCACTGTGGCAAAGTAATGTTACTTGGTTTTCAAAAGATTTCTTCACCGGCGTAAACGTCCTCGAAGAATTAGACCTGAGTTCTAATGGACTTAACGAACTTCcaacacttatttttaaaccTTTGATAAAGTTGAGGAAACTCACATTGTTCTCGAATAAGTTCTCAACTCTACCACAAAATCTATTTTCAACAAATAATAACTTGGAGACTGTTATAATACTCAACAACGATGTTAAAATGAGAGAACTTCCACGAAGACTGTTTGGTAATTTACTCAATTTgaaacaaatttacattcaaCGATGTGGTTTGGAGATAGTACCTTATGATGTCTTTGGAAATTCCTCTCAATTAACAAACATATCAGTAGCTTACAACGATATTCAATCATTACAAGAGTCGACATTTAACGATCAAATCAATTTACTGGAGCTTGATTTAAGTCACAACAAATTGAAAAACTTGGAACCAAAGTTATTTTCTTCGTTAGTGAGATTGGAAAAACTGAACTTAGCTCACAACACAATAGAAGAAATTTCCGG ATTAACATTTTCATCTCTATTAAGCTTGATAGATTTAAATATGGAACATAATAATCTGAAGACAATATcgtcatatttatttatcaataataagcAGCGTATGTCTATATCTTTCGCATACAATGACCTTGATTTTGTTAATAAGGAACTAAGCAACAATTCTTGGATAGTGAAAAGAATATCTCCTTTTGCAATGACTTACAATTTAAAACTCCTGAATCTGAGTCACAATCAGTTTGATGTAATCCAAGATGACTGGTGGATCAACGGCCACGATTACTTAGATATCAGTCATAACTCGATTCAGTATCTTACG aatCAAGCAATTGATGCCGACTTAAGATTGGGAAATAAACTGATAAAACATATTTGGATTTCACAAAACCCGCTCAAATGCAATTGTCGAAACTTCAAGTTCCTTGATATTATCAAAGAACGTACAAACGTAAAG gtGATGGATGAAAATTCAATTCATTGTTCCGTTTGGACGAGAGAAGCTTGTAATATAAgatttgtaatatttgtttgttttatatcaatatCAGCGTCATTGTCAACGATAACTATGatctgttattttaaatataagaggCATATTCATTCAGTACTGAAAAATCAATTATTCAATATATCTCATTCTTGTGAAAAGAAAGACAAAGAGAGAAGTGTGATACTTAAATATTCGGAAAAAGACGAAGAGTTTGTCTTCAAAGAAATTTTACCAGGATTGAAcgtacacaaaagtttaaaggTTCATATGAAGCCGATTTCTGCTAATACCAGTACATACAACTTCATCAAGAGACTAAAGAATAGTTCTAATGAAAGAGATACCACATTAGTCATATTTTCATCCAACTATCTTATGTCGGCATATAGCCATGTGGATATTAAGAAAATTCGAGGTGAAATGTTGAATGCCAAAAAGACTGTTTTCGTTTTCACGGATATGGGCGCAGAGAATTCGATTTACGCATTTTTAAAGGAGCAAAGGGATAGGCGCACAACTATCCTTTGGAATAATCCAAATTTTTGGAATATACTACTTCCAGTTTTGTCTAAGGAGAAATGTAAATTATCATTTCGTGTCAGTGATATACAACGCGCAAGAATCGACCCGTCAAATGTATCCAAACTCAATTATCAAACGCAAAATTTGGCAGCCTCAATAAATACTTCAGATACTTTCGCACATTGTCAAGTTTAA